From Paenibacillus sp. GP183, one genomic window encodes:
- a CDS encoding ABC transporter substrate-binding protein yields the protein MLKRVMVTVLSAMVVLTGCGTGASTGSKESNAPKATQSSTTDGNPTKVLFWHSMSGANQANLEKIVNGFNASQKEVVVVAENQGSYDESTSKFFNMNGGAGRPSLIQIGEQNLQSMIDSQLIEPVSNQVKDYNYKLDDLIPQVVNFYTVNKTLYAMPFNASSPVLYYNVEALKNAGYDKAPSTYEEILKAGPKIKASNNGMRAFTKPVYGYALDQMVTNMGGLVVNNANGRTSRTTEVAYQNEILTIFTWLHDLIKADQFVNYGKNIDNIVTGFYKKDIAMFISTSATAAKLVTSAPFEVGIAYLPHSEGKEPQGVYAGGGALVVSKGLPAKEREATMKFMQYATSAEVQAVWAGDTGYFPINTKSFETNTMQAIYAKTPQLKVAADQFKNSKQTEATAGPLLSQLPQLRNDLQAAEEMVFNGKNPREAMDQAVANTNKQIKKANESIKK from the coding sequence ATGTTGAAAAGAGTAATGGTAACTGTATTATCGGCCATGGTCGTTCTGACTGGTTGTGGAACCGGAGCAAGCACTGGTTCAAAGGAATCTAACGCGCCAAAAGCTACACAATCTTCTACAACCGATGGAAACCCTACAAAAGTATTGTTCTGGCATTCAATGAGTGGTGCGAATCAAGCGAATTTAGAAAAAATTGTAAACGGATTTAACGCTAGCCAAAAAGAAGTCGTTGTAGTCGCTGAAAATCAAGGGAGCTATGACGAATCCACCTCTAAATTCTTCAACATGAACGGTGGAGCAGGTCGTCCATCTTTAATTCAAATCGGTGAACAAAATTTGCAATCGATGATCGATTCACAATTGATCGAACCTGTATCCAACCAGGTTAAAGATTATAACTATAAGCTCGATGATTTGATCCCGCAAGTGGTAAACTTCTATACAGTAAATAAAACGCTGTATGCGATGCCATTCAATGCATCTTCACCTGTTCTCTACTATAATGTAGAAGCATTGAAAAATGCCGGATATGATAAAGCTCCTTCCACGTATGAAGAAATTTTAAAAGCAGGCCCTAAAATTAAAGCGTCGAATAATGGGATGAGAGCATTTACCAAGCCTGTATATGGCTATGCTCTGGACCAAATGGTAACCAATATGGGTGGACTTGTTGTCAACAATGCTAACGGCCGCACAAGTCGTACTACCGAAGTAGCTTATCAAAATGAAATTTTAACGATCTTTACTTGGCTGCATGATCTGATTAAAGCCGACCAATTCGTAAATTATGGAAAAAACATTGATAATATCGTTACTGGATTTTATAAAAAAGACATTGCGATGTTCATTTCAACATCCGCCACTGCCGCTAAATTGGTTACGAGCGCGCCTTTTGAAGTCGGCATAGCCTATCTACCTCATTCTGAAGGCAAGGAACCTCAAGGAGTATATGCAGGCGGCGGAGCATTAGTTGTGTCTAAAGGGCTTCCTGCAAAAGAAAGAGAAGCTACTATGAAATTCATGCAATACGCAACCTCTGCAGAGGTACAAGCTGTTTGGGCAGGCGATACAGGTTACTTCCCTATTAATACAAAATCATTTGAAACAAATACAATGCAGGCGATTTATGCAAAAACGCCTCAATTAAAAGTGGCAGCGGATCAATTTAAAAATTCCAAGCAAACAGAAGCAACCGCCGGCCCATTATTGTCGCAACTTCCACAGCTTCGTAATGATCTGCAAGCTGCCGAAGAAATGGTATTCAATGGTAAAAATCCACGTGAAGCAATGGATCAGGCTGTTGCAAATACAAATAAACAAATTAAAAAAGCAAATGAATCGATAAAAAAGTAG
- a CDS encoding carbohydrate ABC transporter permease: MNGLYIPGRLSFGNYENAFKAQPLMHYIINSVVVSIIMTVLQIVLALLAAYAFVFINFKGKNIIFLFFMATMMIPSEALVISNFQTLRLWNMLNTYSGLILPGLASTFGIFLLRQNFKQIPYELKEASHLAGIGDFRFFRKVAVPMSKNSIVTLAIYNFLVSWNAYMWPLLATTNTTVRTVQIGLRQLATTEVLNDYGMITAGAMIVALPTLILIFAGQSRLQEGLTKGALK, encoded by the coding sequence ATGAACGGATTATATATTCCTGGCCGGTTGTCCTTTGGAAATTACGAGAACGCATTTAAAGCCCAGCCGTTGATGCACTATATAATCAACTCGGTAGTTGTTTCTATCATAATGACCGTGTTGCAGATTGTCTTGGCTCTACTAGCAGCTTATGCCTTTGTCTTCATTAACTTCAAAGGAAAAAATATAATCTTTCTCTTTTTTATGGCAACCATGATGATACCATCAGAGGCTTTGGTCATTTCAAACTTTCAGACTCTGCGATTATGGAACATGCTTAATACTTATTCAGGCCTGATTCTTCCAGGTCTCGCCTCTACCTTTGGTATCTTTTTGCTGAGGCAAAACTTCAAGCAGATCCCTTATGAGTTAAAGGAAGCCAGTCATCTCGCAGGAATAGGAGATTTTCGTTTTTTTCGAAAAGTAGCTGTTCCCATGTCCAAAAACAGTATCGTAACTTTGGCAATTTATAACTTTCTGGTCAGTTGGAATGCTTATATGTGGCCCTTGCTTGCTACGACTAATACAACGGTACGCACGGTGCAAATCGGCTTACGACAGTTGGCGACAACAGAAGTTTTAAATGATTATGGCATGATTACTGCCGGGGCTATGATTGTCGCATTGCCTACCCTTATTTTGATTTTTGCTGGCCAAAGCCGTTTGCAAGAGGGTCTTACCAAAGGCGCTCTCAAATAA
- a CDS encoding sugar ABC transporter permease has protein sequence MGEGFEQELLLKKRKQERTNFWKGMLYILPSLILFLIFVIYPFIQTIIQSLFLSDNRGFLTKFVAFQNYTELFNDPVYLTSIKATFLYTLITVPLTIVISLFLAVISIEKLKGMGIFQTIFSSTMGVSVAAGSVFWSFLFHPTVGILNKLIAFFGGAPIGWLTSPSYAMLSVSLVSVWMNIGFSYLVLIGGLKNIDSSYYQSADIVGGGFWFKLRKITIPLLSPTLFFVLTISIIYAFQSFGVIDMLTRGGPVNSTNLLVYSIYTEAFVNFQYGSATAQGVVLFIMIFIVSRLQIKLTERWVTYQ, from the coding sequence GGAAAGGGATGCTGTATATACTCCCCTCTCTAATCCTGTTCCTTATTTTCGTTATTTATCCATTCATACAAACGATAATCCAAAGCTTATTTTTGTCCGACAACCGCGGATTCTTGACAAAATTTGTTGCATTTCAAAATTACACAGAACTATTTAATGATCCGGTGTACCTTACGAGCATCAAAGCTACTTTCTTGTATACCCTGATCACAGTTCCCTTGACTATCGTAATTTCATTGTTTCTGGCGGTTATTTCCATTGAAAAATTAAAAGGGATGGGAATTTTTCAAACGATATTCTCTTCTACGATGGGGGTATCGGTTGCGGCTGGATCCGTGTTTTGGAGTTTTTTGTTCCATCCGACGGTTGGCATCCTCAATAAGTTGATAGCCTTTTTTGGCGGAGCTCCAATTGGATGGTTGACAAGCCCTTCATATGCCATGCTCTCCGTGTCGCTTGTTTCCGTCTGGATGAACATAGGGTTCTCTTACTTAGTGTTAATAGGGGGATTAAAAAACATAGACAGTTCCTACTATCAGAGCGCCGATATTGTCGGCGGAGGTTTCTGGTTCAAGTTAAGAAAAATCACCATTCCCCTGTTATCACCAACTTTGTTTTTTGTGTTGACTATATCGATCATCTATGCCTTCCAATCTTTTGGAGTCATTGATATGTTAACCAGGGGAGGACCTGTCAATAGTACCAATTTGCTTGTTTATAGCATATATACCGAAGCATTTGTCAACTTCCAGTATGGAAGTGCAACGGCACAGGGCGTCGTTTTGTTTATAATGATATTCATTGTTTCCCGTTTACAGATCAAACTGACAGAAAGATGGGTAACCTATCAATGA